The following are from one region of the Salvia hispanica cultivar TCC Black 2014 chromosome 1, UniMelb_Shisp_WGS_1.0, whole genome shotgun sequence genome:
- the LOC125201185 gene encoding putative late blight resistance protein homolog R1A-10 isoform X1, with product MTAYGAVLSLKNTIKNILRCSRFSLVGRSEKIIKGVYNKVRLWGNILERLDGTSPSRSRKKVNALDGRIKEAIWRFEDSLESLLVQQIPLQFESIPDIVSIDLQSLRSDANSLIQKLKDMEKEYIYEVENMPQDKPISSIIGFHGTDSKMIGLSDQFQQLKSRIMVDYDMICFYALYGMAGVGKTALAMKIYQDTEVQRKYECCAWATVGRVHQPFSEISRGILAQLSGTPQGDEEIGECLTERLYGKKCLIVLDDVWVTDAWNCLEHSIPYIQNGCIHVLLTGRHRQLIHGYVQNDTLYEVRFLKEDESMDLLCEKVFGDESCPPQLHKAATKIAKLCEGLPLLILTVADTLSKSKQNRDPAYWKEVAEKKNSVFKDAYNEISKVLFPSYDYLPQCLKMPFLFMGVFPQDYDTPTSKITIMLAAEGLWYDVYCLKRLVFDYSLVLRSFKSVDKNYDYEEFDIGDYKMCWLHSSWRHVCRTEAHKNKFYHVLNKLIDAEEKCLKGQRGLCLENNILFGIKEFRYSVRLNCAFFTRSLLFYGPYHQYPIPIDVGFKLLREIDALTQRFYTFPTEMLTLVQLKYLTLTCNGELPATISKLFNLRVLIIHPHMKVRRCGVPSYVPITIWDMQELEHIEILGKSLVAPSHVAPLNRLTTLVGVNASICTILELPERIPNITKLGIQIELTPNDDHNDLLSCFRCISALGSLRTLKLSIMNPAVKQGHVFPVTPGSLKLPHRLEKLHLSGMGFPLEYLDVIGSLPRLKVLKLRSYAFQSSKWEAQKGSFRSLVFLLIEESDLVQWKPAYPSFPVLKYLSMKHCYKLKEIGRPAFLDQCGCTIEIELEDCNPLALICATQLQPCVGVMLLLFTRNLHLSNMKGMEVTLYLSR from the exons ATGACGGCTTATGGTGCTGTGCTTTCTCTTAagaatacaattaaaaatattctccGTTGTTCTCGTTTTAGCCTCGTTGGTCGCTCTGAAAAAATCATCAAAGGCGTGTATAATAAGGTGCGGCTCTGGGGAAATATTCTGGAAAGATTGGACGGGACGAGCCCAAGCAGGAGCAGGAAGAAGGTGAATGCTTTGGATGGAAGAATCAAAGAGGCTATTTGGAGATTTGAAGACTCTTTGGAATCCCTTCTCGTTCAACAGATCCCTTTACAATTTGAAAGTATTCCAGATATTGTCTCCATTGATCTTCAGAGTCTACGAAGTGATGCGAATTCGTTGATCCAGAAGCTCAAGGATATGGAGAAGGAGTACATTTATGAAGTAGAGAATATGCCTCAAGACAAACCTATTTCCTCAATAATTGGCTTTCATGGAACCGACTCAAAGATGATTGGATTATCAGACCAATTCCAACAACTCAAATCCCGTATTATGGTAGACTACGACATGATTTGTTTCTACGCACTTTATGGAATGGCAGGCGTTGGTAAGACCGCTCTTGCTATGAAAATCTATCAAGATACTGAAGTTCAGAGAAAATATGAGTGTTGCGCGTGGGCGACCGTAGGTAGAGTACATCAACCGTTCAGTGAAATTTCACGAGGAATTCTAGCTCAACTGTCTGGAACTCCACAAGGAGATGAAGAAATAGGTGAGTGCTTAACAGAAAGATTGTATGGCAAGAAATGCCTCATTGTGCTGGATGATGTTTGGGTGACAGATGCATGGAATTGCTTGGAACATTCCATTCCATACATACAAAATGGATGCATTCATGTCTTGCTTACTGGTCGACATCGACAATTGATACATGGTTATGtgcaaaatgatactttgtatGAGGTGCGGTTTTTGAAGGAAGACGAAAGTATGGATCTACTATGCGAGAAGGTGTTTGGTGATGAGAGTTGCCCTCCTCAACTTCACAAAGCTGCCACCAAAATCGCCAAGCTTTGTGAAGGTCTCCCTCTCTTGATACTCACCGTTGCTGATACCCTATCGAAATCCAAGCAAAATAGAGATCCAGCCTACTGGAAAGAAGTagcagaaaagaaaaattcagTCTTCAAGGATGCatataatgaaatatcaaAGGTACTTTTCCCAAGTTACGACTATTTGCCTCAATGTCTGAAAATGCCTTTTCTGTTTATGGGAGTTTTCCCTCAAGATTATGACACCCCAACTTCCAAGATCACCATTATGCTCGCTGCTGAAGGTTTGTGGTATGATGTGTATTGTTTGAAACGTTTAGTTTTCGACTACAGTCTTGTTTTACGCAGCTTTAAGAGCGTGGATAAAAATTATGACTATGAAGAGTTTGATATTGGTGATTATAAAATGTGTTGGCTTCATTCTTCGTGGCGGCACGTGTGTAGAACAGAAGCTCATAAGAACAAGTTTTATCATGTCTTAAATAAGTTGATTGATGCCGAAGAAAAATGTCTAAAAGGTCAGCGTGGCTTGTGTCTcgaaaataacattttattcGGCATCAAAGAGTTTCGCTACTCAGTGAGATTGAACTGTGCATTCTTTACACGTTCTCTCCTTTTCTATGGCCCTTACCACCAATATCCAATCCCTATAGATGTCGGTTTCAAATTGCTTAGGGAAATAGATGCTCTTACACAACGTTTCTATACATTTCCAACAGAAATGTTGACACTAGTCCAACTAAAGTACCTTACCCTAACTTGCAACGGAGAACTCCCAGCAACCATATCCAAACTCTTCAACCTTCGAGTCTTGATTATCCATCCCCATATGAAGGTTAGACGTTGTGGAGTTCCATCATATGTACCAATAACCATATGGGATATGCAAGAGTTAGAACATATTGAGATCTTGGGAAAAAGCCTTGTAGCTCCGTCTCATGTTGCTCCTTTGAATAGGCTCACAACACTTGTAGGTGTGAATGCTAGCATTTGTACTATCTTGGAACTCCCCGAAAGAATTCCTAACATAACCAAATTAGGGATACAGATTGAGTTGACGCCTAATGACGACCATAACGACCTTTTGAGTTGCTTTCGTTGCATTTCAGCACTTGGAAGTTTGCGGACACTCAAATTAAGTATTATGAATCCCGCGGTCAAGCAAGGTCATGTTTTCCCGGTGACTCCAGGGTCATTGAAGTTGCCACATCGTTTGGAAAAGTTGCATTTGAGTGGCATGGGTTTTCCATTGGAATACTTGGATGTCATTGGCTCTTTGCCACGTCTTAAAGTGCTCAAATTGCGATCCTACGCTTTTCAGAGTTCAAAGTGGGAAGCACAAAAGGGTAGTTTTAGGTCGCTTGTGTTTCTTCTAATAGAAGAAAGTGATTTGGTGCAATGGAAACCAGCATACCCAAGCTTCCCTGTGCTTAAATACCTAAGTATGAAACATTGCTACAAGCTAAAAGAGATCGGCAGGCCTGCTTTTCTAGACCAATGTGGATGTACAATAGAGATTGAATTGGAGGACTGCAATCCTTTAGCTTTGATTTGTGCCACCCAATTGCAACCATGTGTTGGTGTTATGCTTCTTCTTTTTACGAGAAACCTACATCTTTCAAATATGAAAG GTATGGAGGTGACCCTATACCTGAGCCGATAA
- the LOC125201185 gene encoding putative late blight resistance protein homolog R1A-10 isoform X2 translates to MTAYGAVLSLKNTIKNILRCSRFSLVGRSEKIIKGVYNKVRLWGNILERLDGTSPSRSRKKVNALDGRIKEAIWRFEDSLESLLVQQIPLQFESIPDIVSIDLQSLRSDANSLIQKLKDMEKEYIYEVENMPQDKPISSIIGFHGTDSKMIGLSDQFQQLKSRIMVDYDMICFYALYGMAGVGKTALAMKIYQDTEVQRKYECCAWATVGRVHQPFSEISRGILAQLSGTPQGDEEIGECLTERLYGKKCLIVLDDVWVTDAWNCLEHSIPYIQNGCIHVLLTGRHRQLIHGYVQNDTLYEVRFLKEDESMDLLCEKVFGDESCPPQLHKAATKIAKLCEGLPLLILTVADTLSKSKQNRDPAYWKEVAEKKNSVFKDAYNEISKVLFPSYDYLPQCLKMPFLFMGVFPQDYDTPTSKITIMLAAEGLWYDVYCLKRLVFDYSLVLRSFKSVDKNYDYEEFDIGDYKMCWLHSSWRHVCRTEAHKNKFYHVLNKLIDAEEKCLKGQRGLCLENNILFGIKEFRYSVRLNCAFFTRSLLFYGPYHQYPIPIDVGFKLLREIDALTQRFYTFPTEMLTLVQLKYLTLTCNGELPATISKLFNLRVLIIHPHMKVRRCGVPSYVPITIWDMQELEHIEILGKSLVAPSHVAPLNRLTTLVGVNASICTILELPERIPNITKLGIQIELTPNDDHNDLLSCFRCISALGSLRTLKLSIMNPAVKQGHVFPVTPGSLKLPHRLEKLHLSGMGFPLEYLDVIGSLPRLKVLKLRSYAFQSSKWEAQKGSFRSLVFLLIEESDLVQWKPAYPSFPVLKYLSMKHCYKLKEIGRPAFLDQCGCTIEIELEDCNPLALICATQLQPCVGVMLLLFTRNLHLSNMKGKLR, encoded by the exons ATGACGGCTTATGGTGCTGTGCTTTCTCTTAagaatacaattaaaaatattctccGTTGTTCTCGTTTTAGCCTCGTTGGTCGCTCTGAAAAAATCATCAAAGGCGTGTATAATAAGGTGCGGCTCTGGGGAAATATTCTGGAAAGATTGGACGGGACGAGCCCAAGCAGGAGCAGGAAGAAGGTGAATGCTTTGGATGGAAGAATCAAAGAGGCTATTTGGAGATTTGAAGACTCTTTGGAATCCCTTCTCGTTCAACAGATCCCTTTACAATTTGAAAGTATTCCAGATATTGTCTCCATTGATCTTCAGAGTCTACGAAGTGATGCGAATTCGTTGATCCAGAAGCTCAAGGATATGGAGAAGGAGTACATTTATGAAGTAGAGAATATGCCTCAAGACAAACCTATTTCCTCAATAATTGGCTTTCATGGAACCGACTCAAAGATGATTGGATTATCAGACCAATTCCAACAACTCAAATCCCGTATTATGGTAGACTACGACATGATTTGTTTCTACGCACTTTATGGAATGGCAGGCGTTGGTAAGACCGCTCTTGCTATGAAAATCTATCAAGATACTGAAGTTCAGAGAAAATATGAGTGTTGCGCGTGGGCGACCGTAGGTAGAGTACATCAACCGTTCAGTGAAATTTCACGAGGAATTCTAGCTCAACTGTCTGGAACTCCACAAGGAGATGAAGAAATAGGTGAGTGCTTAACAGAAAGATTGTATGGCAAGAAATGCCTCATTGTGCTGGATGATGTTTGGGTGACAGATGCATGGAATTGCTTGGAACATTCCATTCCATACATACAAAATGGATGCATTCATGTCTTGCTTACTGGTCGACATCGACAATTGATACATGGTTATGtgcaaaatgatactttgtatGAGGTGCGGTTTTTGAAGGAAGACGAAAGTATGGATCTACTATGCGAGAAGGTGTTTGGTGATGAGAGTTGCCCTCCTCAACTTCACAAAGCTGCCACCAAAATCGCCAAGCTTTGTGAAGGTCTCCCTCTCTTGATACTCACCGTTGCTGATACCCTATCGAAATCCAAGCAAAATAGAGATCCAGCCTACTGGAAAGAAGTagcagaaaagaaaaattcagTCTTCAAGGATGCatataatgaaatatcaaAGGTACTTTTCCCAAGTTACGACTATTTGCCTCAATGTCTGAAAATGCCTTTTCTGTTTATGGGAGTTTTCCCTCAAGATTATGACACCCCAACTTCCAAGATCACCATTATGCTCGCTGCTGAAGGTTTGTGGTATGATGTGTATTGTTTGAAACGTTTAGTTTTCGACTACAGTCTTGTTTTACGCAGCTTTAAGAGCGTGGATAAAAATTATGACTATGAAGAGTTTGATATTGGTGATTATAAAATGTGTTGGCTTCATTCTTCGTGGCGGCACGTGTGTAGAACAGAAGCTCATAAGAACAAGTTTTATCATGTCTTAAATAAGTTGATTGATGCCGAAGAAAAATGTCTAAAAGGTCAGCGTGGCTTGTGTCTcgaaaataacattttattcGGCATCAAAGAGTTTCGCTACTCAGTGAGATTGAACTGTGCATTCTTTACACGTTCTCTCCTTTTCTATGGCCCTTACCACCAATATCCAATCCCTATAGATGTCGGTTTCAAATTGCTTAGGGAAATAGATGCTCTTACACAACGTTTCTATACATTTCCAACAGAAATGTTGACACTAGTCCAACTAAAGTACCTTACCCTAACTTGCAACGGAGAACTCCCAGCAACCATATCCAAACTCTTCAACCTTCGAGTCTTGATTATCCATCCCCATATGAAGGTTAGACGTTGTGGAGTTCCATCATATGTACCAATAACCATATGGGATATGCAAGAGTTAGAACATATTGAGATCTTGGGAAAAAGCCTTGTAGCTCCGTCTCATGTTGCTCCTTTGAATAGGCTCACAACACTTGTAGGTGTGAATGCTAGCATTTGTACTATCTTGGAACTCCCCGAAAGAATTCCTAACATAACCAAATTAGGGATACAGATTGAGTTGACGCCTAATGACGACCATAACGACCTTTTGAGTTGCTTTCGTTGCATTTCAGCACTTGGAAGTTTGCGGACACTCAAATTAAGTATTATGAATCCCGCGGTCAAGCAAGGTCATGTTTTCCCGGTGACTCCAGGGTCATTGAAGTTGCCACATCGTTTGGAAAAGTTGCATTTGAGTGGCATGGGTTTTCCATTGGAATACTTGGATGTCATTGGCTCTTTGCCACGTCTTAAAGTGCTCAAATTGCGATCCTACGCTTTTCAGAGTTCAAAGTGGGAAGCACAAAAGGGTAGTTTTAGGTCGCTTGTGTTTCTTCTAATAGAAGAAAGTGATTTGGTGCAATGGAAACCAGCATACCCAAGCTTCCCTGTGCTTAAATACCTAAGTATGAAACATTGCTACAAGCTAAAAGAGATCGGCAGGCCTGCTTTTCTAGACCAATGTGGATGTACAATAGAGATTGAATTGGAGGACTGCAATCCTTTAGCTTTGATTTGTGCCACCCAATTGCAACCATGTGTTGGTGTTATGCTTCTTCTTTTTACGAGAAACCTACATCTTTCAAATATGAAAG GAAAGTTGAGGTGA
- the LOC125189477 gene encoding heat shock cognate 70 kDa protein 2-like translates to MIGLSDLFQLLKIQLMKRQFSHVYMLYGTAGVGKTALAIQIYEDAEIQSKYECRAWAAIGRVPQPLTQIERGILAQLCGITPTEGDEEISDHYLEESLKVAYGAAVQAAILSGEGGGRVQDLLLLDATPLSLGVKTAGGIMKILIPRNTSIPTRKEQVFSTHSMNQRGMLIQEYEGERTRTRENNLLGKFTISGIPPAPRGVPQIAVRFDIDASGILNVSAEDKSTGQKTKITITKSRFSRPQEEGRG, encoded by the exons ATGATTGGGTTATCAGACCTATTCCAACTGCTCAAAATCCAACTTATGAAACGCCAATTCAGCCACGTGTACATGCTTTATGGCACGGCAGGCGTTGGAAAGACCGCTCTTGCAATCCAAATTTACGAAGATGCAGAAATTCAGAGCAAATATGAGTGTCGTGCGTGGGCTGCCATAGGCAGAGTACCTCAACCGCTCACTCAAATTGAACGAGGCATTCTAGCTCAACTCTGTGGAATAACTCCCACTGAAGGAGATGAAGAAATTAGTGATCACTACTTGGAAGAAAGTCTCAAAG TCGCCTATGGTGCTGCTGTCCAAGCTGCGATTTTGAGCGGCGAGGGTGGCGGGAGGGTTCAAGACCTATTGCTTCTCGACGCCACTCCTCTCTCTCTTGGTGTGAAAACTGCTGGAGGCATCATGAAGATTTTGATCCCAAGGAACACCTCCATTCCAACAAGGAAGGAACAGGTTTTCTCGACTCACTCGATGAACCAGCGTGGAATGTTGATTCAGGAGTACGAAGGTGAGAGAACGAGGACGAGGGAAAACAACTTGCTTGGGAAGTTCACAATCTCCGGGATCCCTCCTGCTCCGAGGGGGGTTCCTCAGATCGCTGTCAGGTTCGACATCGATGCCAGTGGGATCTTAAATGTCTCTGCTGAGGACAAGAGTACTGGCCAGAAGACCAAGATCACCATCACCAAGAGTAGGTTCTCCAGACCACAAGAAGAAGGTCGAGGCTAA
- the LOC125201190 gene encoding uncharacterized protein LOC125201190, which translates to MASSMTMTTSFFGGAVATKPATATTRPSQLAVRASMDLEKAVEKSSNTRRGLVLSAVGVAAASSVTKVALGISVGFSPVNPCTLEILDIAKFAVSEYNKNKKAALAVEYVTSAEKATDTSPIFVNTFKLGIAAKDTRTGTIDNYVAVVASVVLPPKTELVSFEPLPK; encoded by the exons ATGGCATCATCCATGACCATGACCACCTCCTTTTTTGGTGGCGCCGTCGCCACAAAGCCAGCCACCGCCACCACCCGTCCCAGCCAGCTGGCGGTGAGGGCCTCGATGGACTTGGAGAAGGCGGTGGAGAAGAGCAGCAACACGAGACGGGGCCTCGTGCTGTCAGCAGTGGGCGTAGCAGCAGCCTCGTCCGTCACAAAAGTCGCCCTGGG GATTTCCGTCGGGTTTTCTCCGGTGAATCCATGTACACTGGAGATTTTAGACATCGCGAAATTCGCGGTGTCGGAATAcaacaagaacaaaaaagCGGCATTGGCTGTGGAGTATGTGACAAGTGCTGAAAAAGCGACTGATACCTCGCCGATATTTGTTAACACCTTCAAGCTCGGGATCGCGGCCAAGGATACTCGCACCGGCACCATCGACAACTACGTCGCCGTTGTTGCCAGCGTGGTTCTGCCTCCAAAAACGGAGCTCGTTTCCTTCGAACCACTTCCTAAATAG
- the LOC125201189 gene encoding multicystatin-like, which translates to MASSMTMATSFFGGAVATKPATATTRPSQQTVRALMDLEKVVAAAAETTNTRRGLVLAGMAAVAASSVAKAATAAPILGAYSPVNPCTPEILENAKFAVSEYNKKNNAALVVEYVTSAESRAAPGFNYQIWIVAKDTRTGDIKRYVAVVVGKYPYTSPELLSFDEIPPPLLGAYSPLNPCTLEILEFAKIAVSEYNNKNKAALAVEYVTSAETAPVAAINYKLGIAAKDTRTGTIDNYVAVVASKFKPIQFELISFEPLRN; encoded by the exons ATGGCATCATCCATGACCATGGCCACCTCCTTCTTTGGTGGCGCCGTCGCCACCAAGCCAGCCACCGCCACCACCCGTCCCAGCCAGCAGACGGTGAGGGCCTTGATGGACTTGGAGAAGGTGGTGGCGGCAGCTGCAGAGACCACCAACACGAGACGAGGCCTCGTGTTGGCAGGCATGGCCGCAGTAGCAGCATCATCCGTCGCAAAAGCCGCGACAGCTGCACC GATACTCGGCGCGTATTCGCCGGTGAATCCATGTACACCggagattttagaaaacgcgAAATTTGCGGTCTCGGAATACAACAAGAAGAATAATGCGGCCTTAGTTGTGGAGTATGTGACAAGCGCTGAAAGCAGGGCGGCACCTGGTTTCAACTACCAGATTTGGATCGTCGCCAAGGATACTCGCACCGGCGACATCAAACGCTATGTCGCCGTTGTTGTCGGCAAGTATCCGTATACATCACCGGAGCTCCTTTCCTTCGACGAAATTCCTCCCCC GCTACTCGGCGCGTATTCGCCGCTGAATCCATGTACACTGGAGATTTTAGAATTCGCGAAAATCGCGGTGTCGGAATACAACAACAAGAATAAAGCGGCCTTGGCTGTGGAGTATGTGACAAGCGCTGAAACCGCGCCAGTAGCTGCTATAAACTACAAGCTCGGGATCGCCGCCAAGGATACTCGCACCGGCACCATCGACAACTACGTCGCCGTTGTTGCTAGCAAGTTTAAGCCTATACAATTCGAGCTCATTTCCTTTGAACCACTTCGTAACTAG